A region from the Serinus canaria isolate serCan28SL12 chromosome 10, serCan2020, whole genome shotgun sequence genome encodes:
- the DPP8 gene encoding dipeptidyl peptidase 8 isoform X2 has translation MAAAMETEQPGLEIFETAGHEEQVPREEQPKLEPFYVERHSWSQLRKLLTDTRKYHGYMMAKAPHDFTFVKKNDPEGPHSDRIYYLAMSGENRENTLFYSEIPKTINKAAVLLLSWKPLLDLFPAILDYGMYSREEELLRERKRIGTVGIASYDYHRESGTFLFQAGSGIYHVKDGGPHGFTQQPLRPILVETSCPNIRMDPKLCPADPNWIAFIHCNDIWISNIESREERRLTFVHNELANVEEDPKSAGVATFVLQEEFDRYTGYWWCPKAQPTLDGGKVLQILYEENDESEVEIIHVTSPMLETRRTDSFRYPKTGTANPKVTFKISEVTINAEGRIADVVDKELVQPFEILFEGVEYIARAGWTPEGKYIWSILLDRSQTRLQIVLIPPALFIPTEDDAMERQKLIDAVPDSVTPFIIYEETTDIWINIHDIFHVFPQSHEDEIEFIFASECKTGFRHLYKVTSVLKESKYKRSCGSLPAPSDFKCLIKEEIAITSGEWEVLGRHGSNIYVDEAKKLVYFQGTKDSPLEHHLYVVNYENPGEVKRLTERGYSHACCVSQDCDMFISKYSNQKNPHCVSLYRLTGSEEDAAHRTKEFWATILDSAGPLPDYIPPEVFSFESSTGFTLYGMMYKPHNLQPGKKYPTVLFIYGGPQVQLVNNRFKGIKYFRLNTLASLGYVVVVIDNRGSCHRGLKFEGAFKYKMGQIEIDDQVEGLQYLASQYDFIDLERVGIHGWSYGGYLSLMALTQRWP, from the exons ATGGCAGCAGCCATGGAAACTGAACAGCCGGGCCTGGAAATCTTTGAGACTGCAGGTCATGAGGAGCAGGTCCCGAGGGAGGAGCAGCCAAAACTGGAACCTTTCTATGTAGAGAGGCATTCCTGGAGCCAGCTTCGGAAACTGCTCACAGATACACGGAAGTATCATGGATACATGATGGCAAAAGCCCCTCATGACTTCAcctttgtgaagaaaaatgatCCTGAAGGACCGCATTCCGATAGGATCTACTATCTGG CAATGTCTGGGGAGAACAGGGAGAACACTCTCTTCTACTCTGAAATTCCCAAAACCATAAACAAAGCTGCCgtcctgctgctttcctggaagCCTCTTCTGGATCTTTTTCCG GCCATCCTAGACTATGGGATGTACTCCCGGGAAGAGGAGTTGCTGCGGGAGAGGAAGCGGATCGGCACTGTTGGGATCGCCTCCTATGATTACCACAGAGAGAGCGGCACCTTCCTGTTCCAGGCGGGGAGTGGGATTTATCATGTGAAAGATGGAGGCCCCCATGGATTCACC CAACAGCCTTTAAGACCCATTCTGGTAGAGACCAGTTGTCCAAATATCCGGATGGATCCCAAGCTTTGTCCAGCTGATCCAAATTGGATTGCATTTATCCATTGCAATGACATCTGGATATCTAATATAGAATCCAGGGAAGAAAGGAGGCTGACGTTTGTGCACAATG AACTGGCCAATGTTGAGGAGGATCCAAAATCTGCTGGCGTGGCTACttttgtgctgcaggaggagttTGACAGATACACTGGCTACTGGTGGTGCCCAAAGGCACAGCCCA CACTGGATGGGGGTAAAGTTCTTCAAATTCTTTATGAAGAAAACGATGAGTCAGAGGTAGAAATTATCCATGTCACATCACCCATGCTGGAGACAAGAAGAACAGATTCCTTCCGGTACCCCAAAACTG GTACAGCAAATCCAAAGGTCACTTTCAAGATCTCTGAAGTGACAATCAATGCAGAAGGCAGA ATTGCAGATGTTGTGGATAAAGAGCTAGTTCAGCCCTTCGAGATCCTCTTTGAAGGAGTAGAGTACATTGCTAGAGCTGGGTGGACGCCAGAAGGAAAATA CATCTGGTCCATCTTGCTGGATCGCTCCCAAACTCGGCTTCAGATAGTCCTGATCCCTCCTGCATTATTCATCCCCACAGAAGATGATGCAATGGAAAGACAGAAACTTATTGATGCTGTACCAGATTCTGTTACACCTTTCATTATTTATGAAGAAACAACAGACATCTGGATAAAT ATCCATGATATCTTCCATGTCTTCCCTCAAAGCCACGAAGATGAGATAGAGTTCATTTTTGCCTCCGAGTGCAAAACGGGCTTCCGGCACCTGTACAAGGTGACGTCGGTTCTGAAGGAGAGCAAGTACAAACGGTCCTGTGGGAGCCTCCCTGCTCCAA GTGACTTCAAGTGCCTCATCAAAGAGGAGATAGCAATTACCAGTGGAGAATGGGAAGTGCTTGGCAGACACGGATCCAAT ATCTATGTGGATGAAGCCAAAAAACTGGTGTACTTTCAAGGCACAAAAGACTCACCTCTGGAGCATCACCTGTACGTTGTTAACTACGAGAACCCCGGGGAGGTGAAGCGCCTGACAGAGCGCGGTTACTCGCACGCCTGCTGTGTCAGCCAG gaCTGTGACATGTTCATCAGCAAGTACAGTAATCAGAAGAACCCCCACTGTGTGTCACTGTACCGGCTGACAGGATCAGAAGAGGATGCAGCTCATAGGACAAAGGAATTCTGGGCTACCATTTTAGATTCAGCAG GTCCTCTTCCTGATTACATTCCCCCTGAAGTGTTCTCCTTTGAGAGCTCCACAGGGTTCACACTGTATGGAATGATGTACAAACCCCACaacctgcagcctgggaagaaGTACCCCACAGTGCTCTTCATCTATGGAGGCCCTCAG GTACAGCTGGTGAACAACCGGTTTAAAGGAATCAAGTACTTCCGACTGAACACCTTGGCCTCTTTAGGCTATGTTGTGGTTGTTATTGACAATAGGGGCTCCTGCCACCGAGGGCTGAAGTTTGAAGGAGCCTTTAAATACAAAATG ggacagatAGAAATCGATGACCAGGTGGAAGGGCTGCAGTATTTGGCATCACAGTACGACTTCATCGACTTGGAGCGTGTGGGCATTCACGGCTGGTCCTATGGAGGCTACCTCTCCCTAATGGCTTTAACACAGAG gtggCCATAG
- the DPP8 gene encoding dipeptidyl peptidase 8 isoform X1 has product MAAAMETEQPGLEIFETAGHEEQVPREEQPKLEPFYVERHSWSQLRKLLTDTRKYHGYMMAKAPHDFTFVKKNDPEGPHSDRIYYLAMSGENRENTLFYSEIPKTINKAAVLLLSWKPLLDLFPAILDYGMYSREEELLRERKRIGTVGIASYDYHRESGTFLFQAGSGIYHVKDGGPHGFTQQPLRPILVETSCPNIRMDPKLCPADPNWIAFIHCNDIWISNIESREERRLTFVHNELANVEEDPKSAGVATFVLQEEFDRYTGYWWCPKAQPTLDGGKVLQILYEENDESEVEIIHVTSPMLETRRTDSFRYPKTGTANPKVTFKISEVTINAEGRIADVVDKELVQPFEILFEGVEYIARAGWTPEGKYIWSILLDRSQTRLQIVLIPPALFIPTEDDAMERQKLIDAVPDSVTPFIIYEETTDIWINIHDIFHVFPQSHEDEIEFIFASECKTGFRHLYKVTSVLKESKYKRSCGSLPAPSDFKCLIKEEIAITSGEWEVLGRHGSNIYVDEAKKLVYFQGTKDSPLEHHLYVVNYENPGEVKRLTERGYSHACCVSQDCDMFISKYSNQKNPHCVSLYRLTGSEEDAAHRTKEFWATILDSAGPLPDYIPPEVFSFESSTGFTLYGMMYKPHNLQPGKKYPTVLFIYGGPQVQLVNNRFKGIKYFRLNTLASLGYVVVVIDNRGSCHRGLKFEGAFKYKMGQIEIDDQVEGLQYLASQYDFIDLERVGIHGWSYGGYLSLMALTQRSDIFRVAIAGAPVTLWIFYDTGYTERYMGHPEHNEQGYYLGSVAMQAEKFPSEPNRLLLLHGFLDENVHFAHTSILLSFLVRAGKPYDLQIYPQERHSIRVPESGEHYELHLLYYLQENLGSRIAAMKAM; this is encoded by the exons ATGGCAGCAGCCATGGAAACTGAACAGCCGGGCCTGGAAATCTTTGAGACTGCAGGTCATGAGGAGCAGGTCCCGAGGGAGGAGCAGCCAAAACTGGAACCTTTCTATGTAGAGAGGCATTCCTGGAGCCAGCTTCGGAAACTGCTCACAGATACACGGAAGTATCATGGATACATGATGGCAAAAGCCCCTCATGACTTCAcctttgtgaagaaaaatgatCCTGAAGGACCGCATTCCGATAGGATCTACTATCTGG CAATGTCTGGGGAGAACAGGGAGAACACTCTCTTCTACTCTGAAATTCCCAAAACCATAAACAAAGCTGCCgtcctgctgctttcctggaagCCTCTTCTGGATCTTTTTCCG GCCATCCTAGACTATGGGATGTACTCCCGGGAAGAGGAGTTGCTGCGGGAGAGGAAGCGGATCGGCACTGTTGGGATCGCCTCCTATGATTACCACAGAGAGAGCGGCACCTTCCTGTTCCAGGCGGGGAGTGGGATTTATCATGTGAAAGATGGAGGCCCCCATGGATTCACC CAACAGCCTTTAAGACCCATTCTGGTAGAGACCAGTTGTCCAAATATCCGGATGGATCCCAAGCTTTGTCCAGCTGATCCAAATTGGATTGCATTTATCCATTGCAATGACATCTGGATATCTAATATAGAATCCAGGGAAGAAAGGAGGCTGACGTTTGTGCACAATG AACTGGCCAATGTTGAGGAGGATCCAAAATCTGCTGGCGTGGCTACttttgtgctgcaggaggagttTGACAGATACACTGGCTACTGGTGGTGCCCAAAGGCACAGCCCA CACTGGATGGGGGTAAAGTTCTTCAAATTCTTTATGAAGAAAACGATGAGTCAGAGGTAGAAATTATCCATGTCACATCACCCATGCTGGAGACAAGAAGAACAGATTCCTTCCGGTACCCCAAAACTG GTACAGCAAATCCAAAGGTCACTTTCAAGATCTCTGAAGTGACAATCAATGCAGAAGGCAGA ATTGCAGATGTTGTGGATAAAGAGCTAGTTCAGCCCTTCGAGATCCTCTTTGAAGGAGTAGAGTACATTGCTAGAGCTGGGTGGACGCCAGAAGGAAAATA CATCTGGTCCATCTTGCTGGATCGCTCCCAAACTCGGCTTCAGATAGTCCTGATCCCTCCTGCATTATTCATCCCCACAGAAGATGATGCAATGGAAAGACAGAAACTTATTGATGCTGTACCAGATTCTGTTACACCTTTCATTATTTATGAAGAAACAACAGACATCTGGATAAAT ATCCATGATATCTTCCATGTCTTCCCTCAAAGCCACGAAGATGAGATAGAGTTCATTTTTGCCTCCGAGTGCAAAACGGGCTTCCGGCACCTGTACAAGGTGACGTCGGTTCTGAAGGAGAGCAAGTACAAACGGTCCTGTGGGAGCCTCCCTGCTCCAA GTGACTTCAAGTGCCTCATCAAAGAGGAGATAGCAATTACCAGTGGAGAATGGGAAGTGCTTGGCAGACACGGATCCAAT ATCTATGTGGATGAAGCCAAAAAACTGGTGTACTTTCAAGGCACAAAAGACTCACCTCTGGAGCATCACCTGTACGTTGTTAACTACGAGAACCCCGGGGAGGTGAAGCGCCTGACAGAGCGCGGTTACTCGCACGCCTGCTGTGTCAGCCAG gaCTGTGACATGTTCATCAGCAAGTACAGTAATCAGAAGAACCCCCACTGTGTGTCACTGTACCGGCTGACAGGATCAGAAGAGGATGCAGCTCATAGGACAAAGGAATTCTGGGCTACCATTTTAGATTCAGCAG GTCCTCTTCCTGATTACATTCCCCCTGAAGTGTTCTCCTTTGAGAGCTCCACAGGGTTCACACTGTATGGAATGATGTACAAACCCCACaacctgcagcctgggaagaaGTACCCCACAGTGCTCTTCATCTATGGAGGCCCTCAG GTACAGCTGGTGAACAACCGGTTTAAAGGAATCAAGTACTTCCGACTGAACACCTTGGCCTCTTTAGGCTATGTTGTGGTTGTTATTGACAATAGGGGCTCCTGCCACCGAGGGCTGAAGTTTGAAGGAGCCTTTAAATACAAAATG ggacagatAGAAATCGATGACCAGGTGGAAGGGCTGCAGTATTTGGCATCACAGTACGACTTCATCGACTTGGAGCGTGTGGGCATTCACGGCTGGTCCTATGGAGGCTACCTCTCCCTAATGGCTTTAACACAGAGGTCAGATATCTTCAGG gtggCCATAGCCGGAGCCCCCGTCACGCTGTGGATTTTCTACGACACGGGGTACACGGAGCGCTACATGGGCCACCCGGAGCACAACGAGCAGGGCTACTACCTGGGATCCGTGGCCATGCAGGCTGAGAAGTTTCCTTCTGA ACCAAACCGTTTGCTGCTGCTACACGGATTCTTGGATGAGAACGTTCACTTTGCACACACCAGTATTTTGCTCAGCTTTTTGGTGAGAGCTGGGAAACCCTATGACCTACAG atcTACCCTCAGGAGAGACACAGCATCAGGGTCCCTGAGTCGGGGGAGCACTACGAGCTGCACCTGCTCTATTACCTGCAGGAGAACCTGGGCTCTCGCATTGCTGCCATGAAGGCCATGTGA
- the DPP8 gene encoding dipeptidyl peptidase 8 isoform X3, whose amino-acid sequence MAAAMETEQPGLEIFETAGHEEQVPREEQPKLEPFYVERHSWSQLRKLLTDTRKYHGYMMAKAPHDFTFVKKNDPEGPHSDRIYYLAMSGENRENTLFYSEIPKTINKAAVLLLSWKPLLDLFPAILDYGMYSREEELLRERKRIGTVGIASYDYHRESGTFLFQAGSGIYHVKDGGPHGFTQQPLRPILVETSCPNIRMDPKLCPADPNWIAFIHCNDIWISNIESREERRLTFVHNELANVEEDPKSAGVATFVLQEEFDRYTGYWWCPKAQPTLDGGKVLQILYEENDESEVEIIHVTSPMLETRRTDSFRYPKTGTANPKVTFKISEVTINAEGRIADVVDKELVQPFEILFEGVEYIARAGWTPEGK is encoded by the exons ATGGCAGCAGCCATGGAAACTGAACAGCCGGGCCTGGAAATCTTTGAGACTGCAGGTCATGAGGAGCAGGTCCCGAGGGAGGAGCAGCCAAAACTGGAACCTTTCTATGTAGAGAGGCATTCCTGGAGCCAGCTTCGGAAACTGCTCACAGATACACGGAAGTATCATGGATACATGATGGCAAAAGCCCCTCATGACTTCAcctttgtgaagaaaaatgatCCTGAAGGACCGCATTCCGATAGGATCTACTATCTGG CAATGTCTGGGGAGAACAGGGAGAACACTCTCTTCTACTCTGAAATTCCCAAAACCATAAACAAAGCTGCCgtcctgctgctttcctggaagCCTCTTCTGGATCTTTTTCCG GCCATCCTAGACTATGGGATGTACTCCCGGGAAGAGGAGTTGCTGCGGGAGAGGAAGCGGATCGGCACTGTTGGGATCGCCTCCTATGATTACCACAGAGAGAGCGGCACCTTCCTGTTCCAGGCGGGGAGTGGGATTTATCATGTGAAAGATGGAGGCCCCCATGGATTCACC CAACAGCCTTTAAGACCCATTCTGGTAGAGACCAGTTGTCCAAATATCCGGATGGATCCCAAGCTTTGTCCAGCTGATCCAAATTGGATTGCATTTATCCATTGCAATGACATCTGGATATCTAATATAGAATCCAGGGAAGAAAGGAGGCTGACGTTTGTGCACAATG AACTGGCCAATGTTGAGGAGGATCCAAAATCTGCTGGCGTGGCTACttttgtgctgcaggaggagttTGACAGATACACTGGCTACTGGTGGTGCCCAAAGGCACAGCCCA CACTGGATGGGGGTAAAGTTCTTCAAATTCTTTATGAAGAAAACGATGAGTCAGAGGTAGAAATTATCCATGTCACATCACCCATGCTGGAGACAAGAAGAACAGATTCCTTCCGGTACCCCAAAACTG GTACAGCAAATCCAAAGGTCACTTTCAAGATCTCTGAAGTGACAATCAATGCAGAAGGCAGA ATTGCAGATGTTGTGGATAAAGAGCTAGTTCAGCCCTTCGAGATCCTCTTTGAAGGAGTAGAGTACATTGCTAGAGCTGGGTGGACGCCAGAAGGAAAATAG